The Populus trichocarpa isolate Nisqually-1 chromosome 2, P.trichocarpa_v4.1, whole genome shotgun sequence genome has a window encoding:
- the LOC7478860 gene encoding eukaryotic translation initiation factor 4B1, which produces MADSRIKNVSAAFSWADEVEREEEEQARFQEHQKQKPDPFGSARPREVVLLEKGIDWRKLDIHLQQPSHKRQLDPPYGKQCKENIPAFAAPGIDRIPSVTPSKSLKTELEDANSELKRSEILRVPLATESQIPATFVPPLRYPPKNVIPSLSESGFHYYLQELDKGQQGFQSKLPLKPGKENTFHQQVPQRDRSFQNLNQGSHTHPHYHRQILQAEQRSQMEDKISFRLWQSDGSGKNLRKPAASRLQQDSDSATENPGKNLQGNDAVRQGGRQILTKSSCAGGTNNIKQKNGVERSVANRSSGTKFNVMVQVRKRRGN; this is translated from the exons ATGGCGGATAGCAGGATAAAAAATGTCTCTGCAGCGTTTTCGTGGGCAGATGAGgtagagagagaagaggaagaacaaGCTCGATTTCAGGAGCACCAGAAGCAGAAGCCAGACCCTTTTGGCTCTGCCAGGCCCAGAGAAGTTGTTCTCCTGGAAAAGGGAATTGATTGGAGAAAACTCGACATCCATCTTCAACAACCTTCTCACAAAAG GCAGCTGGATCCTCCTTATGGGAAGCAATGCAAGGAAAACATCCCTGCCTTTGCTGCTCCAGGCATCGACAGGATACCTTCAGTTACCCCAAGCAAGAGCCTAAAAACTGAACTGGAAGATGCAAATTCGGAGCTGAAAAGAAGCGAAATTTTGCGGGTTCCTTTGGCTACAGAGAGCCAGATTCCTGCAACATTCGTACCTCCTCTAAGATATCCACCTAAAAATGTCATTCCTAGTTTGTCCGAGTCTGGCTTTCATTATTATCTACAGGAATTAGACAAAGGGCAGCAAGGTTTTCAAAGCAAGCTGCCCCTAAAGCCTGGGAAAGAGAATACATTTCATCAGCAAGTGCCACAGAGGGATCGCAGCTTTCAGAACTTGAATCAGGGAAGCCACACTCACCCTCACTATCATCGACAAATATTGCAAGCTGAGCAAAGGAGCCAGATGGAGGATAAAATAAGTTTCAGACTGTGGCAATCGGATGGTAGTGGCAAGAACTTGAGGAAACCAGCAGCTAGTAGATTACAGCAAGATTCAGATTCGGCTACTGAGAACCCTGGCAAAAACCTTCAAGGAAATGATGCTGTTAGGCAGGGGGGTAGGCAGATTTTGACAAAATCCTCTTGTGCTGGAGGTACAAACAACATCAAACAGAAGAATGGCGTGGAAAGATCCGTTGCTAATAGATCAAGCGGAACAAAATTCAATGTAATGGTGCAGGTAAGAAAAAGGCGGGGGAACTAA
- the LOC7478861 gene encoding phosphoribosylformylglycinamidine cyclo-ligase, chloroplastic/mitochondrial, with translation MATTSIASNTELSRAIAASIRPSSNKPLATQQPKGRCTFNRFSDRFPLLSVRATSNSSMSKENSSKSGDGAGGGLTYKDAGVDIDAGSELVRRIAKMAPGIGGFGGLFPLGDSYLVAGTDGVGTKLKLAFETGIHETIGIDLVAMSVNDIVTSGAKPLFFLDYYATSRLDVDLAEKVIKGIVDGCQQSDCTLLGGETAEMPGFYAEGEYDLSGFAVGIVKKESVIDGKNIAAGDVLIGLPSSGVHSNGFSLVRRVLAQSGLSLNDQLPGGSVTLGEALMAPTSIYVKQVLDLISKGGVKGIAHITGGGFTDNIPRVFPKGLGAFIYKDSWEVPTLFKWIQEAGRIEDAEMSRTFNMGIGMVLVMTEEASRRILEEGQHKAYRIGEVVHGEGVSYH, from the exons ATGGCTACTACTAGCATAGCATCAAACACTGAGCTATCGCGTGCGATTGCAGCTTCAATTAGACCCTCTTCTAATAAACCCTTGGCCACTCAACAACCCAAAGGAAGATGCACATTTAATCGCTTTTCCGATAGATTTCCGCTTCTTTCAGTGAGAGCTACAAGCAATAGTTCGATGTCCAAGGAAAATAGCAGCAAAAGCGGTGATGGGGCTGGTGGAGGACTTACATACAAGGATGCTGGGGTGGATATAGATGCTGGGTCTGAGCTTGTTCGGCGAATTGCAAAGATGGCTCCTGGGATTGGTGGTTTTGGTGGTCTTTTCCCTCTTG GGGATTCGTACCTAGTTGCAGGTACGGATGGTGTAGGGACTAAGCTAAAGCTTGCATTTGAAACTGGAATCCATGAAACCATTGGAATTGATCTG GTTGCTATGAGTGTAAACGATATTGTTACTTCCGGTGCAAAgcccttgttttttcttgattactATGCTACAAGCCGCCTTGATGTTGACCTTGCTGAAAAG GTCATTAAAGGCATAGTTGATGGTTGTCAACAATCGGACTGCACTCTTTTAGGGGGAGAG ACTGCAGAGATGCCAGGTTTCTATGCAGAAGGTGAGTATGACCTTAGCGGGTTTGCTGTTGGCATTGTAAAAAAGGAATCAGTGATTGATGGGAAAAACATTGCGGCCGGGGATGTTCTCATTGGTTTGCCATCGAGTGGAGTCCATTCCAATGGTTTCTCTCTTGTAAGAAG GGTTCTAGCTCAGAGTGGCTTGTCTTTGAATGACCAACTTCCTGGTGGAAGTGTTACTTTGGGTGAAGCTCTTATGGCTCCAACTTCTATCTATGTCAAGCAG GTGCTTGATTTGATTAGCAAGGGCGGTGTAAAGGGCATAGCTCACATCACTGGAGGCGGTTTTACAGATAACATACCAAGAGTTTTCCCGAAAGGCCTTGGAGCTTTTATATACAAGGATTCATGGGAAGTCCCAACCCTTTTCAAATGGATCCAAGAG GCTGGAAGAATAGAAGATGCTGAGATGAGTCGGACTTTTAACATGGGCATTGGGATGGTTCTGGTCATGACCGAGGAAGCATCTCGCAGAATTCTTGAGGAGGGACAACATAAGGCATATCGCATTGGTGAGGTTGTACATGGTGAAGGAGTGAGCTATCACTAA
- the LOC7460440 gene encoding uncharacterized protein LOC7460440 — MPKKNGNDVAHRAWNILRLALLWARKGGVFKRRLIMDHLRVVRKFLKSLGQHTSRRRQLYYGEHELSFDKTPIFHVKMHRPASMRFNIPCITPQVDFDYDFDGEVCEDDIQQDGSVYECYDGMRRSFLLKGGDEEEYETCEEKIPAEEEGIDMRAEEFIATFRQQMRLQRQISYLQYHETPKKGTSG, encoded by the coding sequence ATGCCGAAGAAAAATGGCAATGATGTTGCTCATAGAGCATGGAACATCCTGCGCCTAGCATTGTTGTGGGCAAGAAAAGGTGGTGTTTTCAAGAGGCGTTTGATAATGGATCATCTACGAGTTGTGCGTAAGTTTCTTAAAAGCCTGGGACAACATACTTCTCGCAGGCGCCAGCTATATTATGGAGAGCACGAACTCTCTTTCGACAAGACCCCCATTTTCCACGTCAAGATGCATCGCCCAGCCTCCATGCGATTCAACATCCCTTGCATAACCCCACAGGTTGACTTTGACTACGATTTTGATGGTGAAGTTTGCGAAGATGATATTCAGCAAGATGGATCAGTTTATGAGTGCTATGATGGAATGAGGAGGAGTTTCTTATTAAAAggtggagatgaagaagaataCGAAACTTGTGAAGAGAAAATTCCAGCAGAGGAAGAAGGGATTGATATGAGAGCGGAGGAGTTCATAGCTACGTTCCGCCAGCAAATGAGGCTTCAAAGACAGATCTCGTATCTACAGTACCATGAAACACCCAAAAAAGGAACAAGCGGATGA